A single window of Ciona intestinalis unplaced genomic scaffold, KH HT001227.1, whole genome shotgun sequence DNA harbors:
- the LOC100176558 gene encoding lysocardiolipin acyltransferase 1 isoform X1 encodes MRGLISVVYLFVTCLYGSVFIIAPTFVCSLFSPKYSNKLINILVAAWKMQVVICLEMFHGMKVVVSGDCYETEGNAMILMNHRTRLDWIYLFGYLFRGKILHKQKIVLKSQIKWIPGVGWSMQAGGGIFLDRSWDSDQTNIVKMLDHFNMLESNYNILFFPEGTDFSEQNKIKSDKFATKAGLPRYEHVLHPRVVGLNCIVDHMRKSNSIDAIYDITVAYSHDIPQSESDIIMRGPPKVVHYHIRRYPISELPVGDVSSWCRNVWQHKENLLHEFYNELNLSCRQFETNMKKNQMFLF; translated from the exons ATGAGGGGACTAATTAGCGTTGTGTATTTGTTCGTAACGTGTTTGTACGGATCCGTATTCATCATCGCTCCAacctttgtttgttctttattttcaccaaaatattcaaacaaactTATCAACATTTTGGTTGCAGCGTGGAAGATGCAAGTTGTG ATTTGTCTTG AAATGTTCCATGGAATGAAAGTTGTCGTGTCGGGCGATTGTTACGAAACAGAAGGAAACGCAATGATCCTTATGAATCATAGAACGAGGCTCGATTGGATTTATTTGTTTGGTTATCTTTTTCGGGGGAAGATTCTCCACAAACAGAAGATCGTGTTAAAGTCGCAGATAAAGTGGATCCCTGGAGTTG GTTGGTCGATGCAGGCCGGGGGCGGAATATTTCTCGATAGAAGTTGGGATTCTGATCAAACGAACATCGTTAAAATGTTGGACCATTTTAATATGCTTGAATCGAACTATAATATTCTGTTCTTCCCAGAAG GCACAGATTTCAGCGAacaaaacaagataaaaagTGACAAGTTTGCTACAAAAGCTGGATTGCCGCGATATGAACACGTCCTCCATCCTAGAGTTGTCGGGTTGAATTGTATTGTTGATCACATGAGGAAAA gcaACAGCATTGATGCTATCTATGACATAACAGTGGCTTATTCTCATGATATTCCACAAAGTGaaagtgacatcataatgagaGGGCCACCGAAAGTCGTACATTACCATATAAGGAGGTATCCAATCTCTGAG CTTCCAGTGGGAGATGTGTCGTCGTGGTGTCGCAATGTTTGGCAACATAAGGAAAATTTACTTCACGAGTTTTACAACGAACTAAATCTGAGTTGTCGGCAGTTTGAGACAAACATgaagaaaaatcaaatgtttttgttttaa
- the LOC100176558 gene encoding lysocardiolipin acyltransferase 1 isoform X2 produces MFHGMKVVVSGDCYETEGNAMILMNHRTRLDWIYLFGYLFRGKILHKQKIVLKSQIKWIPGVGWSMQAGGGIFLDRSWDSDQTNIVKMLDHFNMLESNYNILFFPEGTDFSEQNKIKSDKFATKAGLPRYEHVLHPRVVGLNCIVDHMRKSNSIDAIYDITVAYSHDIPQSESDIIMRGPPKVVHYHIRRYPISELPVGDVSSWCRNVWQHKENLLHEFYNELNLSCRQFETNMKKNQMFLF; encoded by the exons ATGTTCCATGGAATGAAAGTTGTCGTGTCGGGCGATTGTTACGAAACAGAAGGAAACGCAATGATCCTTATGAATCATAGAACGAGGCTCGATTGGATTTATTTGTTTGGTTATCTTTTTCGGGGGAAGATTCTCCACAAACAGAAGATCGTGTTAAAGTCGCAGATAAAGTGGATCCCTGGAGTTG GTTGGTCGATGCAGGCCGGGGGCGGAATATTTCTCGATAGAAGTTGGGATTCTGATCAAACGAACATCGTTAAAATGTTGGACCATTTTAATATGCTTGAATCGAACTATAATATTCTGTTCTTCCCAGAAG GCACAGATTTCAGCGAacaaaacaagataaaaagTGACAAGTTTGCTACAAAAGCTGGATTGCCGCGATATGAACACGTCCTCCATCCTAGAGTTGTCGGGTTGAATTGTATTGTTGATCACATGAGGAAAA gcaACAGCATTGATGCTATCTATGACATAACAGTGGCTTATTCTCATGATATTCCACAAAGTGaaagtgacatcataatgagaGGGCCACCGAAAGTCGTACATTACCATATAAGGAGGTATCCAATCTCTGAG CTTCCAGTGGGAGATGTGTCGTCGTGGTGTCGCAATGTTTGGCAACATAAGGAAAATTTACTTCACGAGTTTTACAACGAACTAAATCTGAGTTGTCGGCAGTTTGAGACAAACATgaagaaaaatcaaatgtttttgttttaa
- the ci-btf3 gene encoding basic transcription factor 3, with translation MNKDKLSKLQDQVRIGGKGSARRKRKVVHRTASTDDKKLQGSLKKLAVNNIPGIEEVNMIKDDGNVIHFNNPKVQASPSANTFAVTGHAENKHLTEMLPSILNQLGAENINNLKKLATGVPKPSSGQDNQQSTEEIDDDDEVPDLTDNFDEPSKAEVV, from the exons ATGAATAAAGACAAACTTTCAAAGTTGCAAGACCAAGTCAGGATTGGAGGAAAG GGTTCAGCGAGAAGAAAGCGTAAAGTAGTTCATCGCACCGCCTCCACCGATGACAAAAAGCTGCAAGGATCGCTTAAAAAGTTGGCGGTGAACAATATACCCGGGATTGAGGAG GTTAACATGATCAAGGATGACGGCAACGTCATTCACTTCAACAACCCAAAAGTTCAAGCGTCGCCATCGGCCAATACTTTCGCTGTGACCGGTCATGCGGagaacaaacatttaacggaAATGTTGCCGagtattttaaaccaactt GGTGCAGAGAATATTAACAACCTAAAGAAACTTGCGACCGGGGTACCCAAGCCCTCTAGTGGTCAAGATAACCAACAATCGACCGAGGAAATTGACGACGATGATGAAGTACCAG ATTTGACCGACAACTTTGATGAACCTTCCAAAGCCGaagttgtttga